One region of Solea senegalensis isolate Sse05_10M linkage group LG14, IFAPA_SoseM_1, whole genome shotgun sequence genomic DNA includes:
- the LOC122781001 gene encoding 5-hydroxytryptamine receptor 3A-like yields MYVVNLLIPSFFLTTVDLLSFLLPPQSVDRSLFKMTLILGYTVFLLIMNDLLPITGDTIPLINVFLSLCLGLMVASLLETILIVNLLRGSAHYFRAPHWIRVFVLRILGQLVWLPPTSSDLHDNTDIIQNPAAHGAGMKVSYCVEEDSEDPEQKGPLNKDTVLKELRNLGSELQSLRLQTEQALAVNQSSEEWIQMGFIIDRLLFGLYLLFISVSFLTIIILWVWS; encoded by the exons ATGTATGTGGTGAACCTGCTGATCCCCAGCTTCTTCCTCACCACAGTCGACCTCCTCAGCTTCCTGCTGCCTCCGCAAAGTGTGGACCGATCTCTCTTCAAGATGACCCTCATCCTGGGCTACACCGTCTTCCTGCTCATCATGAACGACCTGCTGCCCATAACTGGAGACACCATACCTCTCATAA ATGTGTTCCTGTCTCTGTGCCTGGGGCTGATGGTAGCCAGTCTACTGGAGACTATTCTCATCGTCAACCTTCTGCGTGGCTCCGCTCATTACTTTCGAGCTCCTCACTGGATCAGAGTGTTTGTCCTTCGTATCCTGGGTCAACTGGTGTGGCTTCCTCCAACGTCCAGTGATCTACACGACAACACCGACATCATCCAAAATCCTGCAGCtcatggtg CAGGAATGAAAGTGTCATATTGTGTGGAGGAAGACAGCGAGGATCCAGAGCAGAAAGGTCCACTGAATAAGGACACGGTCCTGAAAGAGCTGAGGAACCTGGGCAGCGAGCTTCAGTCCCTGCGCCTGCAGACGGAGCAAGCGCTGGCTGTTAACCAAAGCTCAGAGGAGTGGATCCAGATGGGTTTTATCATAGACCGCCTGCTGTTTGGCCTCTACCTCCTCTTCATATCAGTCAGCTTCCTCACCATAATCATTTTGTGGGTGTGGTcataa
- the LOC122780523 gene encoding 5-hydroxytryptamine receptor 3A-like gives MQAAPCSAFTVNCSEPNQPALLEALTPLFNLSSIRPVMNTSTCTNVSIFFIMYGILGVDEKSQLLMTYLWLNYRWMNEFVSWDPTQCGSDRIALPRNKFWVPDIVINEFMDENTAPEVPYVYLHSDGLVRDALPAKVVSSCNLDIYTFPFDVQNCTFTFNSYLHYASDIKIFLHRTVQSITERSKNVMTTMGEWELLDITFHDYMDKHGAEYIDELAFHIRVRRRATLYVVNLLIPSCFLITVDLFSFLLPPQSVDRSSFKMTLILGYTVFLLIMNDLLPITGNTIPLINVFFSLCLALMVASLLETILITNLLCGSVKVSPVPHWIQVLVLQILGFLVFLPRKAKHSDMEQSVAVIKLDTVEGPPQEKGPVVENRVVQELRSLATDLRALRLQVEQRLDGSQSSEDWIQVGFIIDRLLFGIYILFISVSFITIIIIWNNSYSQ, from the exons ATGCAAG CGGCTCCATGCAGTGCCTTCACAGTGAATTGCTCTGAGCCAAACCAACCTGCCCTTCTGGAGGCTCTGACTCCACTCTTTAACCTGAGCTCCATACGACCTGTCATGAACACATCAACATGTACCAACGTCAGCATTTTCTTCATCATGTATGGAATATTAGGAGTG GATGAAAAGTCTCAACTCTTGATGACATACCTTTGGCTCAATTAT agGTGGATGAACGagtttgtcagctgggatccaACCCAGTGCGGCTCAGACAGGATTGCTCTCCCCAGAAACAAATTTTGGGTGCCAGATATTGTGATCAATGAATT CATGGATGAAAACACGGCCCCTGAGGTTCCATATGTGTACTTACATAGCGATGGTTTGGTGCGCGACGCTCTACCGGCCAAAGTTGTGAGCTCCTGTAACCTTGATATTTATACCTTCCCATTCGACGTACAGAAttgcactttcactttcaactCCTACCTCCACTACG CGAGCGACATAAAGATTTTCCTGCACAGAACTGTACAAAGCATTACAGAACGCTCCAAAAATGTAATGACCACAATGGGAGAATGGGAGCTGCTGGATATCACCTTCCACGATTACATGGACAAGCATGGAGCGGAGTACATCGATGAGCTTGCATTTCAT ATCAGAGTGAGGCGCCGAGCGACGCTATACGTTGTGAATCTGCTGATTCCCAGCTGCTTCCTCATCACGGTTGACctcttcagtttcctgctgccTCCACAAAGTGTGGACAGATCCTCCTTCAAGATGACCCTCATCCTGGGCTACACCGTCTTCTTGCTCATCATGAACGACCTGCTGCCCATCACTGGAAACACTATACCTCTCATAA AtgtgttcttctctctctgcctggcTCTGATGGTTGCCAGTCTACTGGAGACAATCCTCATCACCAACCTGCTGTGCGGCTCTGTCAAAGTCTCTCCAGTTCCTCACTGGATCCAAGTGCTTGTTCTACAGATTTtaggttttcttgttttcctgccACGCAAAGCTAAACATTCAG acatggAGCAAAGTGTTGCAGTGATAAAGCTTGACACTGTTGAGGGACCTCCACAGGAGAAGGGGCCAGTGGTGGAGAACAGGGTCGTGCAGGAGCTGAGAAGCCTGGCCACGGACCTCCGGGCTCTCCGCCTCCAGGTGGAGCAGCGGCTTGATGGGAGCCAAAGCTCGGAGGATTGGATCCAGGTGGGTTTCATCATAGACCGCCTGCTGTTCGGCATCTACATCCTCTTCATATCAGTCAGCTTCATTACCATCATCATTATCTGGAATAACTCATACAGTCAGTAA
- the LOC122780494 gene encoding receptor-transporting protein 2-like yields MALSEWTRIFLVEAKGVLHGDTWNLEFDPSIRPNSLEPGWKEYIRTTSARFQCTQCRRTWPSNRVMVIFHMSLLHRNGRVKVRCFRQNCKNCTDAPMVNPSISAENITILMKNLVKKIRIKCYNENLDQGHYNHERLEVNNPHEPDHCEGCREGICNRE; encoded by the exons ATGGCACTTTCAGAGTGGACCAGAATTTTCCTGGTAGAAGCCAAAGGTGTCCTGCATGGAGACACTTGGAATCTGGAGTTTGATCCCTCTATTCGACCCAACTCTCTAGAGCCAGGATGGAAGGAATACATCAGGACCACGAGTGCAAG gtttcagTGCACCCAGTGTCGAAGAACCTGGCCTTCCAACCGAGTGATGGTGATCTTCCACATGAGTCTGTTGCACAGGAACGGCCGTGTCAAAGTGAGGTGTTTCAGGCAGAACTGTAAGAATTGCACTGACGCCCCAATGGTGAATCCCAGCATCAGCGCAGAGAACATCACCATCCTCATGAAGAATCTGGTGAAGAAGATAAGAATAAAGTGCTACAATGAAAACCTGGATCAAGGCCACTATAATCACGAGAGGCTTGAAGTCAATAATCCTCACGAGCCTGATCATTGTGAAGGATGTAGAGAAGGCATCTGCAACAGAGAGTGA
- the LOC122780492 gene encoding receptor-transporting protein 3-like, which translates to MALSEWTRIFLVEANGVLHGDTWNLEFDPSIRANSPEPGWKEYIRTTSARFQCTQCRRTWPSNRVMVIFHMSLLDGNGRVKVRSFRQNCKKCTDAPMVDPRISAENITILMKNLVKKIRIKCYNEKLDQGHYNHERLVVKSPHEPDHCEGCREGICNRERDEVYESSAEYSVLCNKLKQMFTV; encoded by the exons ATGGCACTTTCAGAGTGGACCAGAATTTTCCTGGTAGAAGCCAACGGTGTCCTGCATGGAGACACTTGGAATCTGGAATTTGATCCCTCTATTCGAGCCAACTCTCCAGAGCCAGGATGGAAGGAATACATCAGGACCACAAGTGCAAG gtttcagTGCACCCAGTGTCGAAGAACCTGGCCTTCCAACCGAGTGATGGTGATCTTCCACATGAGTCTGTTGGACGGGAACGGCCGTGTCAAAGTGAGGAGTTTCAGGCAGAACTGTAAGAAATGCACTGACGCCCCAATGGTGGATCCCAGAATCAGTGCAGAGAACATCACCATCCTCATGAAGAATCTGGTGAAGAAGATAAGAATAAAGTGCTACAATGAAAAGCTGGATCAAGGCCACTATAATCACGAGAGGCTTGTGGTCAAAAGTCCTCATGAGCCTGATCATTGTGAAGGATGTAGAGAAGGCAtctgcaacagagagagagatgaggttTATGAATCTTCAGCTGAATATTCTGTTCTTtgtaacaaattaaaacaaatgttcaccGTTTAG
- the dynlt2b gene encoding dynein light chain Tctex-type protein 2B codes for MEASDSYLIRPHHQHKFKPAIVKECIREIVRERLSGVQYDPDQVPELSRSLADCIKDKVKNAGFDRYKLVVQVVIGEQRGQGVKMSSRCFWDADTDNYAEDIFMNESLFCLAAVFGSYYY; via the exons ATGGAAGCATCTGATTCGTATCTAATCCGACCTCATCATCAACACAA GTTTAAACCAGCCATTGTGAAGGAGTGCATTCGTGAAATTGTGAGGGAGCGACTGTCTGGAGTGCAGTATGACCCAGATCAAGTCCCAGAGCTGTCCCGCTCACTGGCAGACTGCATCAAGGACAAAGTGAAGA ATGCTGGATTTGACAGATATAAGCTTGTCGTGCAGGTTGTCATCGGAGAACAGCGCGGGCAGGGGGTCAA AATGTCTTCCAGATGTTTCTGGGATGCCGACACAGACAATTATGCAGAAGATATTTTCATGAAC GAGAGCTTGTTCTGCCTGGCAGCAGTTTTCGGGAGCTATTATTACTGA